The Brachyspira hyodysenteriae ATCC 27164 sequence AAAGTTTCTAAAATGGGTTCAGATAGAATAGAAATTTCTAATGAATCAAGATTAGCTTTGCAAAACGAAAAACTAGTTAATATTATCAAAGAAGCTCCAGATGTAAGAGAAGAGAAAATTGCAGAAGCTAAAAAAAGATTAGAATTATATATGCAAGATGGTGCCTTAAGAGAAGAGGTATTAAACTCTTTGGCTAATTCTATAATAGATTCTATGCCTTTAGAATAATAGGATTCTATTATAAATTTAGTTATTGAAAATTCTAATCTTAAAAATAGTAAGGATAAAACTTACTATTTTTAAAAAAATGAGTTATCATAAGCAAGTAATTATATACATAATCAAAATCGAAGTTTTACTGATAGTCTAATTCTTGGAAAATTTATTTACTAATTCTACCCTATTCTTGACTCCTGATTTCTCATATATATTAGCCACATGATTATTTACCGTATTAAGAGATATGCTAAGTATTAATGAAACTTCCTTATTAGTTTTACCATCTAAAAGATAAGATAATATTTCTTTTTCCCTTCTAGTGAGATTTATATCTATTTCTTTGCCGGATTCATTTTCTATTTTAGAGTTATCTATCATATTATTTTTCATATTGCTTGTATTTGACATTTTATTATTAACTATATTAATAAAATACCAAGATAAATAACCAAGCATCACTAAATTCCACCATATATAAAACAAGAGCAATGTTATATCCATAGAACCTATATCAGCAACTTCCATTCTATAAAGAATAAGCTGATACATAAGAACTGGATATATTATTATAGTTATAAGACCTAATATCTTTACTATTAATTTCATTGTCTTATCTTTTATACTCTTATAATTTATAGCCCCTATTACAAAAATAACTATTATAGATATATAAAAAATTATGCTGCTTATAATGTAAATATCAAATGTTATCAATATTCCCAATATACTCAAAATAAAATGAATTATTGATAAACTAATATATACAATATTCTGTTTAAAATTCCAATTTATATTTAAAAATCTATATAAAAATGCAGGTATAAAATAAAGCATTAATGACATTGCCACAGAAAAACTAAAGAAGTACAAAGTATTGAAAATATTATTAGACATAAAATATGGAATTGTCAAAAAACTTAGAAGTTTGATAGCTCTTATTAATAGAAGAA is a genomic window containing:
- a CDS encoding flagellar biosynthesis anti-sigma factor FlgM, with translation MTIDKIGGTSNIQQKSNIKYNEKVSKMGSDRIEISNESRLALQNEKLVNIIKEAPDVREEKIAEAKKRLELYMQDGALREEVLNSLANSIIDSMPLE
- a CDS encoding helix-turn-helix domain-containing protein, with the protein product MNYVLGYILLIAYLFGFIIGFSTILFSIIYYIIERVAWLKYYIVFLFTFAFLLLIRAIKLLSFLTIPYFMSNNIFNTLYFFSFSVAMSLMLYFIPAFLYRFLNINWNFKQNIVYISLSIIHFILSILGILITFDIYIISSIIFYISIIVIFVIGAINYKSIKDKTMKLIVKILGLITIIIYPVLMYQLILYRMEVADIGSMDITLLLFYIWWNLVMLGYLSWYFINIVNNKMSNTSNMKNNMIDNSKIENESGKEIDINLTRREKEILSYLLDGKTNKEVSLILSISLNTVNNHVANIYEKSGVKNRVELVNKFSKN